The genomic window ATTACCTGTTTTAAGCTAAATGTTTTCAGAATCCCCTTTCCTTCTTggtaaaaaagaaggggaaaaaaatagaccgTTTGAATATTGTCAGATCTGACTAACAGCagcatgtgtatatttacacagaaacatatcatcattatgcagaTTCATCATATTTTTGATAAAGTATGAGTTCTTTCATGTCAGGCAAAGCCATTTTTTAAGTAATGTTTTGTATAACTCAGGAGCCATCCTTTAATCCAAGCTCTAAGTGATTGCAGAACatggattatcattatttaaggATTCATGCAtgacatacacccacatatattttaaagtacTATCCAAGTGCTaggtacattttttctttctttcttttttaggtaaCAGTGAGAAGGCACCTAGAACCAGTGACAGAATGTTCACCCTTTTTTATGGATTGTATAAATACCTCTTCAAGAAAGATGAGTTCTTTGTCCTAATTCTTGGACTAGATAATGCTGGCAAAACGGTGAGtctgaaaaagagaaatgatttcTTTGAAGAATACTGTTCTTGGTTATTAATGATTCTATAAGTTCATGGTAGAGTGTTTAATCAGAAGCCCTTGAAGACTTCACTCAGTTATTTgcaaaagaaatagaatttttaaaGAATACATGGATGAGGGAATCAGTATTTCTAAGGCTGTACAGGAAAGTGATTGAGTTTTAAAGATAATCAAATAATCCTTTACTTGTAAAAACTATGGGAATCAGAATATACCTTACATTCTTTCCTGTAATTGTCACATCTCAGTTACTTCCATGGTATTCCCATAACAGTCTAGCTAAAGTCATGGTTTTACATTACAGACATACTTGGAGGCAGCAAAAACAAAATTCACCAGAGGGTACAAAGGACTAAACCCAAGTAAGATAACAACGACAGTGGGGCAAAATGTCGGGGGAATAACATATGCAGGAATCAAACTCAGCTTCTGGGATCTTGGCGGACAGGAAGAGTTGCAGCCATTATGGGAGAAGGTTTGTATAACAGAGTATACCATTGTAGGCAAAGCTTTgcctattattttatatcatttgccTTTGTTGGAAGTGTGGATATTCtacaagaaaactttttttttatgactgctTCTAAACATTGACAGGTGTTATATCTGTAAATTTTtacaatgaataaatataaatgaactcTATATTATCCTTGATGAGTCAAGTGTTAATTTCATATTCCCAAGATAGAATCTTTCTCTTGTGTACATTGTACATTCTTCCATACTATGGCAAAGTCAATAATGACATTAAATTTAGGAGAATAACTGCATTTGTGTTATACCAATGAAACAAATACAAGCCCCATTTAAAGTGTCAATAATATGGTCATccaatttgtttttaaaaccacCAAGaaggtacaaaaaatatattacgtcaaaaagaataatgatataaagaaaaaaatcaatagtgatTTTATCggaaaatatttttatcagaAAAAATCCGTACCTAACAGNNNNNNNNNNNNNNNNNNNNNNNNNNNNNNNNAATATCAtgccaaaaattttccctctttaaTTTCAGTATTATGCAGAATGCCATGCTGTTATTTACATGGTGGATTCAGCTGATCGAGAGAGAATGGATGAATCCAAAGCAGCATTTGGTGAGTCCTTTTGAAATTTTGGTCATAAAAAAAGTTGCACAAGTCAAGCCTTAACAGTATATCAAACT from Penaeus monodon isolate SGIC_2016 chromosome 23, NSTDA_Pmon_1, whole genome shotgun sequence includes these protein-coding regions:
- the LOC119587747 gene encoding ADP-ribosylation factor-related protein 1-like, with amino-acid sequence MFTLFYGLYKYLFKKDEFFVLILGLDNAGKTTYLEAAKTKFTRGYKGLNPSKITTTVGQNVGGITYAGIKLSFWDLGGQEELQPLWEKYYAECHAVIYMVDSADRERMDESKAAFDKMISSENMSGVPLLVLANKQDIPECMGVREVKPIFNQSADLIGRRDCMVMPVSALTGAGVDEGIDWLVECIKRNSDVRPPPNHDDT